Proteins encoded in a region of the Mycolicibacterium chitae genome:
- a CDS encoding aromatic ring-hydroxylating oxygenase subunit alpha, translated as MPATRPGDWLDPASGLGLGLDDVQPGTFNMTIPTDRYTCPDYAARERDAIWLRSWQIAGRVDEIPKAGDWKRYQILDQSFLIVRGKDDVLRGFVNSCRHRGNALCITETGNAKRGFLCQYHLWSYDLEGNLKGMLRENLAGPIDKTENSLLPVSVDTFAGFIFLNPDPDAVPLREYLGDDVVTLLEPYNIDQFTVVMDVKEAIECNWKVVMDAFEEGYHINGIHPQLLQVLHINPATARYRFFENHSVAMAPFEVQGASTQEQVEGMLALPETFPGTVAVIPRFQELLAPYRDDDGKVEFPDGVTARALLQQATREVLTGMGLDVSNLTDDQMVDNQGWVLFPNYFMTVRAGECHVIMSAPHPDGDPNRCIWHVASYMYLPEEFRDAVRAEAIVVDTPGSHKYFEALQQDYEQMPRQQKGLRNNRLDHMSLVKEEVVVAHFHSVVDRHMAAAQS; from the coding sequence ATGCCGGCAACCCGCCCCGGAGACTGGCTCGACCCCGCCTCGGGCCTCGGTCTGGGCCTCGACGACGTGCAACCCGGCACGTTCAACATGACGATCCCCACCGACCGCTACACCTGCCCGGACTACGCGGCGCGGGAACGCGACGCGATCTGGCTGCGGTCCTGGCAGATCGCCGGCCGCGTCGACGAGATCCCGAAGGCCGGCGACTGGAAGCGTTACCAGATCCTCGACCAGTCCTTCCTGATCGTCCGCGGAAAAGACGATGTACTACGGGGTTTCGTCAACTCCTGCCGGCACCGCGGTAACGCGCTGTGCATCACCGAGACCGGCAACGCCAAGCGCGGATTCCTCTGCCAGTACCACCTCTGGTCCTATGACCTGGAGGGCAACCTGAAGGGCATGCTGCGGGAGAACCTCGCGGGCCCCATCGACAAGACCGAGAACTCGCTGCTGCCGGTGTCGGTGGACACCTTCGCCGGCTTCATCTTCCTCAACCCCGACCCCGACGCCGTCCCGCTGCGCGAGTACCTCGGCGACGATGTCGTCACCCTGCTCGAGCCCTACAACATCGACCAGTTCACCGTCGTCATGGACGTCAAGGAAGCCATCGAGTGCAACTGGAAGGTCGTCATGGACGCCTTCGAGGAGGGCTACCACATCAACGGCATCCACCCGCAGTTGCTGCAGGTCCTGCACATCAACCCGGCGACCGCCCGCTACCGCTTCTTCGAAAACCACAGCGTCGCAATGGCTCCCTTCGAGGTTCAGGGGGCCAGCACCCAGGAACAGGTCGAGGGCATGCTGGCCCTGCCGGAGACCTTCCCCGGCACGGTCGCGGTCATCCCGCGCTTCCAGGAACTCCTGGCGCCCTACCGGGACGACGACGGCAAGGTCGAGTTCCCCGACGGCGTCACCGCCCGCGCGCTGCTGCAACAGGCCACCCGCGAGGTGCTGACCGGCATGGGCCTGGACGTCAGCAACCTCACCGACGACCAGATGGTCGACAACCAGGGCTGGGTGCTGTTCCCCAACTACTTCATGACGGTGCGCGCCGGGGAATGCCACGTCATCATGTCGGCGCCGCATCCCGACGGCGACCCCAACCGCTGCATCTGGCACGTCGCCAGCTACATGTACCTGCCCGAGGAGTTCCGCGACGCCGTGCGTGCCGAGGCCATCGTCGTCGACACCCCGGGCAGCCACAAGTATTTCGAGGCGCTCCAGCAGGACTACGAGCAGATGCCGCGCCAACAAAAAGGCCTGCGCAACAACCGACTCGACCACATGTCGCTGGTCAAGGAGGAAGTCGTCGTCGCGCACTTCCACTCGGTGGTCGACCGCCACATGGCCGCCGCACAAAGCTGA
- a CDS encoding SDR family NAD(P)-dependent oxidoreductase, with product MPFEGTTAIVTGGAQGLGLAIAEALAGRGTKVAVFDLDTAQLDAEVARLREQGGTVTGYTVDVSDRGQVRAAVERVRSELGPVLILVNNAGVEQFGKFAEITDEQWDRVMAINLRGPFICTQEVLPDMLEAAWGRIVNISSSSAQGGQSQMAAYVSSKSGVIGFTKALALELGPKGITVNTIPPGMVVTPMLEKAIAEGRFTASLEHFAKITPVRRAGRPEDIANAAIFLCQDESSYVTGQVIGVNGGRRT from the coding sequence ATGCCGTTCGAAGGAACCACCGCCATCGTCACCGGCGGTGCGCAGGGCCTTGGCCTCGCGATCGCCGAGGCGCTCGCCGGCCGCGGCACCAAGGTCGCCGTTTTCGACCTCGACACCGCCCAACTCGACGCCGAGGTCGCGCGACTACGGGAACAGGGTGGCACCGTCACCGGCTACACCGTCGACGTCTCGGACCGCGGGCAGGTCCGGGCGGCCGTCGAGCGGGTCCGCTCGGAACTCGGGCCGGTGTTGATCCTGGTCAACAACGCCGGGGTCGAACAGTTCGGCAAGTTCGCCGAGATCACCGACGAGCAGTGGGACCGGGTGATGGCGATCAACCTACGCGGGCCGTTCATCTGCACCCAGGAGGTGCTGCCGGACATGCTGGAGGCGGCCTGGGGACGCATCGTCAACATCTCCTCGTCGAGCGCGCAGGGCGGTCAGTCGCAGATGGCGGCATACGTCAGCTCGAAGTCCGGCGTGATCGGTTTCACCAAGGCGCTGGCGCTCGAGCTGGGGCCCAAGGGCATCACCGTCAACACCATCCCACCCGGAATGGTGGTGACACCGATGCTCGAGAAGGCGATCGCCGAGGGCCGGTTCACCGCGTCGTTGGAGCATTTCGCAAAGATCACTCCGGTGCGCCGCGCGGGCCGACCCGAAGACATCGCCAACGCCGCGATCTTCCTGTGCCAAGATGAGTCGTCCTATGTGACCGGACAGGTCATCGGTGTCAACGGAGGGCGGCGCACGTGA
- a CDS encoding cytochrome P450 yields MTDQRTALDVDAVDFFTDNKLLHDPYDYLAALRELCPVRREPHHDVVMITGYEEAVGVYNDNVRFSACTAVTGPFPGFPVPLEGDDISDLIAEHRDKLPFNDQLPTLDPPVHTDHRALLSRMITPKRLKENEEFMWRLADRQYDEALAGGSCEFVADFGNPFAMLVIADLLGVPESDHDDFRAQLLTATGTIGSSGGDAMHHSPLEYLYGKFTDYITDRRENPRDDVLTGLAAALFPDGSTPPVIDVVCVAANLFAAGQETTVRLLSTAVMMIAEDAELQANLRADRSLIPGFVEEALRFESPIRGDFRLSKVPVTVGGVDLPAGTTVMLNNAAANRDPRRFEDPDTFDLKRPNARQHIAFGRGAHSCPGAPLARAEAMVSLNRLLDRTGDIWIDEDKHGPPGDRRYRYLPTFILRGLTKLHIGFTPGSD; encoded by the coding sequence GTGACCGACCAGCGGACCGCGCTCGACGTCGACGCGGTCGACTTCTTCACCGACAACAAGCTGCTCCACGACCCGTACGACTACCTCGCCGCACTCCGCGAGCTGTGCCCCGTGCGCCGCGAACCCCACCACGACGTCGTGATGATCACCGGCTACGAGGAGGCCGTGGGGGTCTACAACGACAACGTGCGGTTCTCGGCGTGCACCGCGGTCACCGGTCCGTTCCCCGGGTTTCCGGTGCCGCTCGAGGGTGACGACATCTCGGACCTGATCGCCGAGCACCGCGACAAGCTGCCGTTCAACGATCAGCTGCCGACGCTGGATCCGCCGGTGCACACCGATCACCGCGCACTGCTGTCGCGGATGATCACCCCCAAGCGCCTCAAGGAGAACGAGGAGTTCATGTGGCGGCTGGCCGACCGTCAGTACGACGAGGCGCTGGCCGGTGGAAGTTGTGAATTCGTCGCCGATTTCGGCAACCCGTTCGCGATGCTGGTGATCGCCGACCTGCTGGGTGTGCCGGAATCCGACCACGACGACTTCCGCGCCCAACTGCTGACCGCGACCGGCACGATCGGCAGCAGCGGCGGGGACGCGATGCACCACTCGCCGCTGGAGTACCTCTACGGGAAGTTCACCGACTACATCACCGACCGCCGGGAGAACCCGCGCGACGACGTGCTGACCGGACTGGCCGCCGCGCTTTTTCCCGACGGCAGCACGCCGCCGGTGATCGACGTGGTGTGCGTGGCGGCCAACCTGTTCGCGGCCGGCCAGGAGACCACGGTGCGGCTGCTGAGCACAGCGGTGATGATGATCGCCGAAGACGCTGAGCTGCAGGCGAATCTGCGCGCCGACCGCAGCCTGATCCCCGGTTTCGTCGAGGAGGCGCTGCGGTTCGAAAGCCCCATCCGGGGCGACTTCCGCCTGTCCAAGGTGCCAGTCACCGTCGGCGGGGTGGATCTGCCGGCCGGTACCACGGTGATGCTGAACAACGCCGCGGCCAACCGCGACCCCCGGCGCTTCGAGGACCCGGACACATTCGACCTGAAGCGCCCGAACGCACGGCAGCACATCGCCTTCGGCCGTGGCGCACACAGCTGCCCGGGCGCGCCGTTGGCCCGCGCGGAGGCCATGGTGAGCCTCAATCGGCTCCTCGACCGCACCGGCGACATCTGGATCGACGAGGACAAGCACGGCCCGCCCGGGGACCGCCGCTACCGGTACCTGCCGACCTTCATCCTGCGCGGCCTCACCAAGCTGCACATCGGGTTCACCCCGGGGAGCGACTGA
- a CDS encoding phosphatase domain-containing protein, which produces MPHDDDHPSNPSFGVVYDADGVLPVVHLRRQLGRARALFARTPRDRRTPLGMPKLLRTLVESELDAPVFYLTAVPGAFARFFTEFLQRDGYPAGRPLMSGRLLAPWGLLGVGLKGKRATLDRLAEQHPQRRWVLIGDDAGHDWRLFVDFARRHPGRVAVIAMREVVTRSLTERTSQEQHRFSVVAAPNGEEMVPQLRACLGLAPPRGSAVEDWLLTESERGNDATRLRAWTAGNKVEPLIHGRTYFDALAAAVTDTGAGDLVLFAGWRADSEERLTDQGPTVADALGSAARRGALVRGLLWRSHLAQLGYHAAENRSFAKDVAAAGVEVLLDQRIRPLGSHHQKLVVVRRPGRPGEDVAFVGGIDTDLGSRDDAAHRGDPQPVSPDEVYGPTPARHDLQVAVRGPAVRDVEDAFRERWEDPAALVRLPWHLLADRVHGLPRTATPLPPPAVDPPEAGSCAVQILRTYPRRRPAHPFAPLGERSIARGYVKALSRARRLVYVEDQYLWSVDVARIFAAALRRSPELHLIAVVPRRVDQQVATRAAQLGQAEAMAMVRAAGGPRVQIFDIENAAGRPIYVHAKVCVIDDVWAAVGSNNLNNRSWTHDSELTAAILDDERDPRDPLDPAGLGDGARSFARRLRLDLMREHLDLAEDAELLDPDRAAEAVRRQAADLDAWYDDGCRGPRPPGRLRRHSGGRPARAPRRHRWLTIPLYRLVLDPDGRPLGMRLRRAY; this is translated from the coding sequence GTGCCGCACGACGACGATCACCCGTCGAACCCCTCCTTCGGCGTGGTCTACGACGCCGACGGCGTCCTGCCCGTCGTGCACCTGCGCCGCCAACTGGGCCGGGCGCGGGCCCTGTTCGCCCGGACCCCGCGCGACCGGCGCACCCCGTTGGGCATGCCGAAGCTGCTGCGGACGCTGGTCGAGTCCGAACTCGACGCGCCTGTGTTCTACCTGACCGCGGTGCCCGGGGCGTTCGCCCGGTTCTTCACCGAGTTCCTCCAGCGCGACGGCTACCCGGCTGGCCGACCGCTGATGTCCGGGCGCCTGCTCGCGCCGTGGGGACTGCTGGGTGTGGGCCTGAAAGGCAAACGCGCGACGCTGGACCGGCTCGCCGAGCAGCATCCGCAGCGGCGGTGGGTGCTCATCGGCGACGATGCCGGGCACGACTGGCGGTTGTTTGTCGACTTTGCGCGGCGCCACCCCGGCCGGGTCGCGGTGATCGCGATGCGCGAAGTGGTCACGCGCTCGCTGACCGAACGCACCTCGCAGGAACAGCACCGGTTCAGCGTGGTGGCCGCCCCCAACGGCGAGGAGATGGTGCCGCAGTTGCGGGCCTGCCTGGGCCTCGCACCGCCCCGCGGATCCGCCGTCGAGGACTGGTTGCTCACCGAGTCCGAACGCGGCAACGACGCGACCCGGCTGCGGGCCTGGACCGCGGGGAACAAGGTCGAACCCCTGATCCACGGGCGTACCTACTTCGACGCCCTCGCCGCGGCCGTAACCGACACCGGCGCAGGAGATCTGGTGCTCTTCGCAGGTTGGCGCGCCGATTCCGAGGAGCGGCTCACCGACCAAGGTCCCACCGTGGCCGACGCGCTGGGCAGCGCCGCGCGGCGCGGGGCGCTGGTCCGCGGACTGCTGTGGCGCTCGCACCTCGCCCAACTCGGCTACCACGCCGCGGAGAACCGCAGCTTCGCGAAAGACGTTGCCGCCGCGGGCGTCGAGGTGCTGCTCGACCAACGCATCCGGCCCCTCGGCAGCCATCACCAGAAGCTGGTCGTGGTGCGCCGGCCCGGGCGCCCCGGCGAGGATGTCGCGTTTGTCGGCGGCATCGACACGGACCTCGGCAGCCGCGACGACGCCGCACACCGCGGTGACCCGCAGCCGGTGTCACCCGACGAGGTGTACGGGCCCACCCCGGCCCGCCACGACCTCCAGGTGGCGGTGCGGGGACCGGCGGTCCGCGACGTGGAGGACGCGTTCCGCGAGCGGTGGGAGGACCCCGCCGCGCTGGTGCGACTGCCCTGGCATCTGCTCGCCGACCGGGTGCACGGGCTGCCCCGCACGGCGACGCCGCTGCCGCCGCCGGCCGTCGATCCACCCGAGGCCGGGTCGTGCGCGGTGCAGATCCTGCGGACCTACCCGCGGCGCCGCCCGGCGCATCCCTTCGCACCGCTCGGGGAGCGCAGCATCGCGCGGGGCTACGTCAAGGCGCTCAGCCGCGCCCGCCGGCTGGTGTACGTCGAGGACCAGTACCTGTGGTCGGTCGACGTCGCGCGCATCTTCGCTGCGGCGCTGCGGCGTTCACCGGAACTGCACCTGATCGCGGTGGTGCCGCGCCGCGTCGATCAGCAGGTGGCCACCCGCGCGGCCCAACTCGGCCAGGCCGAGGCCATGGCGATGGTGCGCGCCGCCGGCGGCCCGCGGGTGCAGATCTTCGATATCGAAAACGCCGCGGGCAGACCGATTTACGTGCACGCCAAGGTCTGTGTCATCGACGACGTGTGGGCCGCGGTCGGCAGCAACAACCTCAACAACCGCTCCTGGACCCACGATTCGGAGCTGACGGCGGCGATTCTCGACGACGAACGCGACCCGCGTGACCCGCTCGATCCCGCCGGCCTCGGTGACGGCGCCCGGTCCTTCGCAAGACGGCTGCGGCTGGACCTGATGCGCGAACACCTCGACCTCGCCGAGGACGCCGAACTGCTCGATCCCGACCGCGCCGCCGAGGCGGTGCGCCGACAGGCCGCCGATCTCGACGCCTGGTACGACGACGGGTGCCGCGGGCCGCGCCCACCCGGGCGGCTGCGGCGGCACAGCGGAGGCCGGCCCGCGAGGGCGCCGCGCCGACACCGGTGGCTGACCATCCCGCTCTACCGCCTGGTGCTCGATCCCGACGGGCGTCCGCTGGGCATGCGGTTGCGGCGCGCGTACTGA
- a CDS encoding enoyl-CoA hydratase/isomerase family protein, translated as MTESSAAEQGPRPPEGDWLGTKFLRFDREGPFGICTLDRPEARNAMTPAMYFGIKYAVNHVGSDPDLAGLLITGAGDVFAPGGDMGGGGEDNWLTFGSALGMDALPFDTLRQSAKPVVAAVNGLCQGGGLQIALCADMAVVSDRATFRVPELYRGIADTYYSQMLARLIGPVRTRDLMFTGRTLTAQEALDWGMVARVVGHDDLPDAAREVLAQCCRTAPGARTVVKSSLDNYLGLYDRVGMQASLGAPESIEGFMAFKERRSPNWVHPELRIDGRL; from the coding sequence GTGACCGAATCCAGTGCGGCAGAGCAGGGTCCGCGGCCACCGGAGGGCGACTGGCTGGGCACGAAGTTCCTGCGCTTCGACCGCGAGGGACCGTTCGGGATCTGCACGCTGGACCGGCCCGAGGCCCGCAACGCGATGACGCCGGCGATGTACTTCGGCATCAAGTACGCGGTCAACCACGTGGGCTCCGACCCGGATCTGGCCGGGTTGCTGATCACCGGGGCCGGCGACGTGTTCGCCCCCGGTGGTGACATGGGCGGTGGCGGCGAGGACAACTGGCTGACCTTCGGCAGCGCGCTCGGCATGGATGCCCTGCCCTTCGACACGCTGCGGCAGTCGGCCAAACCGGTGGTGGCCGCCGTCAACGGGCTGTGCCAGGGCGGCGGTCTGCAGATCGCGCTGTGCGCCGACATGGCGGTCGTCAGCGATCGGGCCACCTTCCGGGTGCCCGAGCTCTACCGCGGCATCGCCGACACCTACTACAGCCAGATGCTTGCGCGGCTCATCGGACCGGTCCGAACCCGCGACCTGATGTTCACCGGCCGCACCCTGACCGCGCAGGAGGCGCTGGACTGGGGCATGGTCGCGCGCGTCGTCGGTCACGACGACCTGCCCGACGCGGCCCGCGAGGTCCTCGCGCAGTGCTGCCGAACTGCGCCCGGGGCCCGCACGGTAGTCAAGTCCAGCCTGGACAACTACCTCGGTCTCTACGACCGGGTCGGGATGCAGGCCAGCCTGGGGGCGCCGGAGTCCATCGAGGGCTTCATGGCGTTCAAGGAGCGCCGCTCACCGAACTGGGTGCATCCGGAGCTGCGCATCGACGGGCGGCTCTGA
- a CDS encoding EamA family transporter — protein sequence MGAALALTSALGYGISDVLGGLASRRISPVRVALIGQVAGLCVAALALLAQASSAATGSDLAWGAASGIGTGMAMVFLFRGLSRGAMSVVVPVSAVGGVALPVLVSAAFLGERPPGLTWLGVLIALPALWFISGGSDQSGTTSRAAVYDGLGASGGIALQYLCLAQADASAGLWPILSGRAAAIVAVLVAAVTFMRNPTPRTAGAKSPTAFTFSVAAGVLAAGALTAYLYALRSEFVTVTVVLACLYPVVPVIIGLAFLGERLRTSQALGLAGALAATTLIVVA from the coding sequence ATGGGTGCCGCGCTCGCGTTGACCTCGGCGCTGGGATACGGAATCTCCGATGTCCTCGGCGGTCTGGCGTCGCGGCGCATCTCGCCGGTCCGGGTGGCCCTCATCGGACAGGTTGCCGGCCTCTGCGTGGCCGCCCTTGCCCTGCTCGCCCAGGCCTCCTCGGCGGCGACGGGCTCGGACCTGGCCTGGGGTGCGGCCTCGGGCATCGGCACGGGGATGGCCATGGTCTTCCTGTTTCGTGGGCTGAGCCGCGGCGCGATGTCCGTGGTCGTTCCGGTCAGCGCCGTCGGCGGTGTCGCGCTGCCGGTGCTCGTGTCGGCGGCCTTCCTCGGTGAAAGGCCACCCGGACTGACCTGGCTCGGCGTGCTGATCGCGCTGCCGGCGCTGTGGTTCATCAGCGGGGGCTCCGATCAGTCCGGGACCACCTCGCGCGCCGCCGTGTACGACGGCCTCGGCGCCAGCGGTGGCATCGCGCTGCAATACCTGTGTCTCGCGCAGGCCGACGCCTCGGCAGGGCTGTGGCCCATCCTCAGCGGTCGCGCAGCGGCGATCGTGGCGGTCCTGGTGGCCGCCGTGACCTTCATGAGGAACCCCACCCCACGCACCGCCGGGGCAAAATCCCCGACGGCGTTCACGTTCAGCGTCGCCGCCGGGGTGCTGGCCGCCGGCGCACTGACGGCCTACCTGTACGCCCTTCGGTCGGAATTCGTCACGGTCACAGTGGTATTGGCCTGCCTTTACCCGGTGGTCCCGGTGATCATCGGACTCGCGTTCCTCGGTGAGCGCCTCCGCACCTCGCAGGCACTGGGACTGGCGGGCGCGCTGGCCGCGACGACCCTCATCGTGGTGGCGTAA
- a CDS encoding aminotransferase class III-fold pyridoxal phosphate-dependent enzyme has translation MYGHQRAGLFPSNFPQFLASGDGALIRDVDGREFVDFLLGYGPMVLGYQNRVVEEAAQRQRELADCQNAPSARMVELAELMVDMVDHAQWAYFAKNGTDATTTALTIARAATGRAKILVERASYHGAAPWCTPGTAGISAADRANIRYFDYNDLPSLRAAFDEADDDLAGVIITPFKHNDGVDQELIDPAFARELRATCDRKGAVLILDDVRCGMRLEMGSSWANLDVQPDLSVWGKAISNGYPVSAILGRDSLRDAAATIFSTGTFWFAAVPMAAAIATIQELRAIDGVRLQRRAGDRLRAGLVAQAQAHGFDVSYTGPSQMPYLRFHDDPEHQLSFAFSAAALDNGVYLHPRHNWFVSTAHTDAVIDRALEGTDRAFATLAAKS, from the coding sequence ATGTACGGCCATCAGCGGGCCGGCCTGTTCCCTTCGAACTTCCCGCAGTTCCTCGCCAGCGGCGACGGCGCGCTCATCCGCGATGTCGACGGCCGGGAGTTCGTCGATTTCCTGCTGGGCTACGGGCCCATGGTGCTGGGTTATCAGAACCGAGTGGTCGAAGAGGCTGCGCAGCGCCAGCGCGAACTGGCCGATTGTCAGAACGCCCCGTCGGCGCGCATGGTCGAACTCGCCGAACTGATGGTGGACATGGTCGATCACGCGCAGTGGGCCTACTTCGCCAAGAACGGCACCGATGCCACCACGACCGCGCTGACGATCGCCAGGGCCGCCACCGGCCGCGCCAAGATCCTGGTCGAGCGGGCCAGCTACCACGGCGCCGCGCCGTGGTGCACCCCGGGCACGGCGGGGATCTCGGCCGCCGACCGCGCCAACATCCGGTACTTCGACTACAACGATCTCCCAAGTCTGCGTGCGGCTTTCGACGAAGCGGACGACGACCTCGCCGGCGTGATCATCACCCCCTTCAAGCACAACGACGGGGTCGACCAGGAACTGATCGACCCGGCGTTCGCGCGCGAACTCCGCGCCACCTGTGACCGCAAGGGCGCCGTCCTGATCCTGGACGACGTCCGCTGCGGCATGCGCCTCGAAATGGGCAGCAGCTGGGCGAACCTCGACGTTCAACCGGACCTCAGCGTCTGGGGCAAGGCCATCAGCAACGGCTACCCGGTCTCGGCCATCCTTGGCAGGGACTCCCTGAGAGACGCCGCCGCCACGATCTTCAGTACCGGGACGTTCTGGTTTGCGGCCGTGCCGATGGCAGCGGCAATCGCGACCATCCAAGAACTCCGCGCCATCGACGGTGTCCGCCTGCAGCGCCGCGCCGGAGATCGGTTGCGTGCCGGTCTGGTGGCCCAAGCCCAAGCGCACGGATTCGACGTGTCCTACACGGGGCCAAGTCAGATGCCGTACCTGCGTTTCCACGACGACCCCGAGCACCAGCTCAGCTTCGCGTTCTCAGCCGCCGCGCTGGACAACGGTGTGTATCTGCACCCGCGCCACAACTGGTTCGTCAGCACCGCGCACACCGACGCCGTGATCGACCGCGCGCTCGAGGGCACCGACAGGGCGTTCGCCACGCTCGCCGCCAAATCCTGA
- a CDS encoding SDR family oxidoreductase: MASQDADATRTDQLQFQNPKTRYPSIEPPEQTQPEPGLDAEMLPQADIGEFSYRGTGRLVDRKALVSGGDSGIGAAVAVAFAREGADVAITYLPQEEEDAQNVARIIRDSGRQAVTLPGDLTDASFCREVVEQAVEQLGGLDILVNNAGKQVVAESLEELPDEQVEQTYQANILAMFRTTRAALPHLPAGATIINSTSIQAYQPSPDLIDYASTKAAINAFTKGMAMQLADKGIRVNAVAPGPIWTPLQPSKGQPIEELPEFGKDTALGRAGQPTELAPAYVFLASPESSYVLGSTIHVNGGKPSP; the protein is encoded by the coding sequence ATGGCTTCCCAGGACGCAGACGCCACCCGCACCGATCAGCTGCAGTTCCAGAACCCGAAGACCCGGTACCCGTCGATCGAACCGCCGGAGCAGACGCAGCCCGAACCAGGCCTCGACGCCGAGATGCTGCCCCAGGCGGACATCGGTGAGTTCTCCTATCGCGGCACCGGACGGCTGGTGGACCGAAAGGCGCTGGTCTCCGGCGGGGACTCCGGCATCGGGGCCGCGGTGGCGGTGGCGTTCGCCCGGGAGGGCGCCGACGTCGCGATCACCTATCTGCCGCAAGAAGAGGAGGACGCGCAGAACGTCGCGCGGATCATCCGCGATTCCGGGCGCCAGGCGGTCACCCTGCCCGGGGATCTCACCGACGCGTCGTTCTGCCGGGAGGTGGTCGAGCAGGCCGTCGAGCAGCTCGGCGGCCTGGACATCCTGGTCAACAATGCCGGCAAGCAGGTCGTCGCGGAGAGTCTTGAGGAGCTGCCCGACGAGCAGGTCGAGCAGACCTACCAGGCGAACATCCTGGCGATGTTCCGCACCACCCGTGCGGCGCTGCCGCATCTGCCGGCCGGGGCCACCATCATCAATTCGACCTCGATCCAGGCCTATCAGCCCTCACCGGACCTGATCGATTACGCCTCGACCAAGGCGGCCATCAACGCCTTCACCAAGGGCATGGCAATGCAACTGGCGGACAAGGGAATCCGGGTCAACGCCGTGGCACCCGGGCCCATCTGGACGCCACTGCAACCCAGCAAGGGTCAGCCGATCGAGGAGTTGCCGGAGTTCGGCAAGGACACCGCGTTGGGGCGCGCGGGACAACCCACCGAACTCGCGCCGGCCTACGTGTTCCTCGCCTCCCCGGAGTCCAGTTATGTGCTGGGTTCCACGATCCACGTCAACGGCGGCAAGCCGTCCCCGTGA
- a CDS encoding TetR/AcrR family transcriptional regulator — MVERWTKERRAEHLRGLLLDAAEEVFARKGLTGAALEEIADAAGFTRGAIYSQFGAKEKLFLAVVDRQRQRFLDGFAEVMMSFHRLDDVDIDELADRWRQLSSGTDRAALGYELTLYLLRNPDAREAVAGQRLETIRALGEFISKNVARIGGVLTIDADTLARVVLAANDGITLDSHLDGQDLYRPYLQLVISSIHTPA; from the coding sequence GTGGTGGAACGCTGGACCAAGGAGCGCCGCGCCGAGCATCTGCGCGGGTTGCTGCTCGATGCCGCCGAGGAGGTCTTCGCGCGGAAGGGCCTGACCGGGGCCGCACTCGAGGAGATCGCGGACGCGGCCGGGTTCACCCGCGGCGCGATCTATTCGCAGTTCGGCGCCAAGGAGAAGCTGTTCCTGGCGGTGGTCGACCGGCAGCGCCAACGGTTCCTGGACGGATTCGCCGAGGTCATGATGTCGTTCCATCGCCTCGACGACGTCGACATCGACGAACTCGCCGACCGTTGGCGGCAGTTGAGCAGCGGCACGGACCGCGCGGCGCTCGGTTACGAACTTACGCTGTACCTGCTGCGCAATCCGGACGCGCGGGAGGCGGTGGCCGGCCAACGGCTGGAGACCATCCGGGCGCTCGGCGAGTTCATCAGCAAGAACGTCGCGCGGATCGGCGGGGTGCTGACCATCGACGCCGACACCCTGGCGCGGGTGGTGCTCGCCGCCAACGACGGCATCACCCTCGACAGCCACCTCGATGGCCAAGACCTCTACCGGCCCTATCTGCAGCTGGTCATCTCGAGCATCCACACCCCGGCCTGA